The following DNA comes from Microcella sp..
TCTTCGAGCACGTCGAGCTCGGTGGCCTCGTCGACCATGCTCAGCAGCTGTTCTTCGCTCGAGAAGCTCGCACTGCTCGGCCGGCCCGGCGTGACGCGGTTGCCGAGAGCGACGAGCAGATCGGCGACGGGACCGAGCGAGACGCGCACGCCTCGCACGAGCCAATCGGTGCGTGCGAGCATGGCCCGCGGGTTCGCGCGGCCGACCGAGCGCGGGCTCGACCCGACGAGAATGAACGAGACGAGGATCATGATGCCTGCGCTGACGAGAAGCACGGCCCACCAGTCGGTGAGCAGCGTCGCGAAGGCGAGCGTCACGAGCACGGCCGCGATGGTCTCCGCGACGATGCGCAAGAAGTTGAGCGCGTTGACGTGAGCCCCGACGTCGGCGGCGACGGCGTGCAGACGACCGGGCTTCGGTCGCTGGCCGGCGATGTCGACGAGCTCGATGCGGCTCACGACGCCCAGGGCCGCATCGATCGCGGCGAGCAGGCCGCCGAAGGCCACGAGCAGCAGGGCCACGGCGAAGAAGACGAGGGTGAGGGTGGTCATCGCGCTCGGCGCTCGGCGAGCGTGAAGCTCACGAGAATGTCGCGCTGAATGCCGAACATCTCTTTCTCGTCATCGGGCTCGGCGTGGTCGAAGCCGAGCAGGTGCAGAATGCCGTGGGTTGTCAGCAGCAGTAGCTCGTCGTGCACCGAGTGGCCAGCGGTCTCGGCCTGCGCCGTGGCCACTTGCGGGCACAGCACAATGTCGCCGAGAAGCCCGGGCGGCGTGGGCTCGTCGTCGCTGCCGGGGCGCAATTCGTCCATCGGAAAGCTCAGCACGTCGGTGGGGCCAGGCTCGTCCATCCACTGCACGTGCAGCTGCTCGATCGCGGCCTCGTCGACGAGCACGATCGCGAGCTCGGCATCACGGTGAACGTTGAGGTGATCGAATGCGTGCAGCGCCAGCCGCTGCAGGCTGGCCTCATCGACCGGGATGCCCGACTCGTTGTTGATCTCGACGGCCATGCTCAGCGGCCTCCCGCTCCGGGTCGCGGACGACGGTTGGCGCGGTCGCGCGGGAGACCGCGTCGGCGCTCCTCGCGGTTCGCGCCGGCCGCGGGAGCAGGCAGCCCGTTCTCGCGCGCGTACTGCGCCGCCTGCTTCTCGGCGTCGTACTTCGTGTAGGCGTCGACGATGCGGCCGACGAGGCTGTGGCGCACGACGTCGTCGCTCGTGAGGCGGGCGAAGTGGATGTCGTCGATGTCATCGAGTACGCGCGTGACGAGCTGCAGACCGCTCGCGCCGGCGGGCAGGTCGATCTGCGTGATGTCGCCTGTGACAACGATCTTCGAGCCGAAACCCAGGCGGGTGAGGAACATCTTCATCTGCTCAGGGCTCGTGTTCTGCGCCTCGTCGAGCACGATGAACGCGTTGTTGAGCGTGCGGCCGCGCATGTAGGCAAGCGGTGCGACCTCGACGACGCCCGTCGTCAGCAGCTTGGGCACGAGCTCGGGGTCCATCATCTCGTTGAGCGCGTCGTAGAGCGGCCGCAAGTAGGGGTCGATCTTGTCGGTGAGACTGCCGGGCAAGAAGCCGAGCCGCTCGCCCGCTTCGACCGCGGGCCGCGTCAAGATGATGCGGTCGACCTCTTTGCGCTGCAGCGCCTGCACGGCCTTCGCCATAGCGAGGTAGGTCTTGCCCGTGCCGGCGGGGCCGATGCCGAAGACGATCGTGTTGAGATCGATGGCGTCGACGTAGGCCTTCTGGCCGAGGGTCTTGGGGCGGATGCTCTTGCCTCGGCTCGTCAAGATTGCCTGGCTCAGCACCTCGGCGGGGCTGCCGGCGCCCGCGTCGATGATGCGCGCCGAGCTCTGCACCTCGACGGGTTCGAGATCGCGGCCGCTGCGCACCATCGTGAGCAGTTCGTCGACAAGCGTGCGCGCGGCGGCGACCTGCACGGGGTCGCCTTCGAGCGTGATCTGGTTTCCCCGAACGTGCACGTCGACGAGCGGGTACTGGGTCTCGAGCGTGGTCAGCAGTCGGTCGTGGGGCCCGAGCAGTCGGACCATCGCGACGCCGTCGACCTCGAGCTGTTCGCGGGCGGGCGCGGTGCGCGCCGAATCGTCAGTGGGCAAGGGATCCTTCGGTCAAGCCTCCCGCGAGCACGTGAGCGTGCACGTGGAAGACGGTCTGCCCGGCATTCGCGCCGGTGTTGAAGACGAGCCTGAACTGGCCGTCGGCGTGCTCGTTGGCGAGCTGGTGCGCTGTCGCGACCACGTCGGCGAGCAGCGCGGGGTCGCCCGCGGCAAGCTCAGCGACATCGCGGTAGCGGGACGTCTTGGGCACCACGAGCAGGTGCACAGGAGCCTTCGGCGCGATGTCGCGAAAGGCGATCACGGTGTCGGTCTCATGCACGATGTCAGCCGGAGTCTCGCGCGCGATGATGCGCTCGAAGATCGACGGTTCGCTGGTGCTCATGCCCTCAGTCTAGAGCGGCTTGCTCACCAGCGCCCGAGGGCGGCAGAGAGCACAGCGATGGCCGCTGGCCCCGCCGTCGAGGTGCGCAACACTGTCGAACCGAGTCGCACTCGTCGAGCGCCCGCAGTCGTCAACGCCTCGAACTCTTCGGGCGCGATGCCACCCTCGGGGCCGACGACGAGCACAATGTCGTCGACACCCAGCGCTGCGGCGCCGAGCTCGGTGAGCGCGACGTCACCCTCAGGGTCGAGTACGAGCATCGTCGCCTGCGGCAGCCGGTCGACGAGCTGCTTCGTCGCGGCAACAGCCTCGACCTCGGGCAGCCACGGGCGCAGCGACTGCTTGCTGGCCTCGCGCGCGATCGTCGTCCAGCGCTCACGACCCTTGACCGCCTTCGCGGCATCCCACCGCGAGATGCTGCGCGCGGCCTGCCAGGGCACGACGACGTCGACTCCGAGCTCGGTCGCGGCCTGCACGGCGAGTTCGTCGCGATCGCCCTTGGCGAGCGCTTGCACGAGGTGGATGCGCGTCGCAGGCCGGGGCGTGCGCTCGACGTGCTCGACCTCGAGGGCGACCTCGGTCGATTCCGCACTCGACACCGTGCCGAGCACGACGAGGCCCGCGCCGTCGCCGAGCCGCAGGCGTTCGCCGGGGCGCACGCGCGAGACGGCGGCGGCGTGCCGAGCATCCGCCCCCCGTAGCCGCACGATCGCGCCGACCTCGCGACCCGCCTCGCTCAGTTGCGATGCGAGCGAGTCGTCGAGGTAGAAGTGCGCCATCTCGCGACTAGAGGTTCAGAAAGCGGTCGCGCAGCTTCGAGAAGATGCCCTGCTGGAAGGTCGCGAACTGCGGAGGCACGGGTCGGCGACTCGAGGCGAACTGCCTGATGAGCTCGGTCTCTTTGTTGTTAAGCCGCACCGGAGTCACGACCTGCACGCCGATCTTGAGGTCGCCGCGACCCGAGCCGCGCAAGCGGGTGATGCCCCGCTCTTTGATCGTGATGATCTCGGCGCTCTGCGTGCCCGGCTTGATCTCGACGGGTACGTCGCCGTCGAGCGCGGGCAGCGTGACGGTCGTGCCGAGAATGGCGTCGGCCATTTGCACCTCGACGGTGGCGAGCAGGTCGTCGCCGCTGCGGCTGAAGGTCTCGTGGGTTGCGACCTTGATCTCGAGGTAGAGGTCGCCGTTCGGGCCGCCCGCAGGGCCGACCTCGCCCTGACCGGGCAGCTGGATGCGCACGCCCGTGTCGACGCCTGCCGGAATATCGACGGGGATCGCTCGTCGCGCACGCACGCGGCCCTGGCCGGCGCAGGTCGGGCACGGGCTGGGGATCACCGTGCCGTAGCCGCGGCACGTGCCGCACGGGCTCGAGGTCATGACGTTGCCGAGCAGGCTGCGCACGGTGCGCTGGATCTGACCCGAGCCGCGGCAGATGTCGCAGGTCTGCGGCGAGGTGCCGGGCGAGCAGCACGAACCCTCGCACGTCGAGCACAGAATCGCCGTGTCGACCTCGATCTGACGGTTGGTGCCGAAGATGATCTCGTCGAGCTCGACCTCGACCCTCAGCAGGGCGTCTTGACCCCGCTCGCGACGGCTACGCGGGCCGCGCTGCTGCTGGCCACCGCCGAAGAAGGTCTCGAAGATGTCGCCGAAGCCCCCGAATCCGGATGCTCCCCCGAAGCCGCCCGAACCCCCCAGGTCGTACTGTTGCCGCTGCTGCGGGTCGCTCAACACGTCGTAGGCGTGCGTCACCTGCTTGAACCGCTCGGCCGCGTCGCTGCTCGGGTTGACGTCGGGATGCAACTCTCGAGCGAGTCGGCGGTAGGCCTTCTTGATCTCGTCGGCACTGGCCTGGCGGTCGAGCCCCAGCACCTCGTAATGGTCTGCCACTTATTCCTCACCGAGCAGGCGCGAGACGTAGCGGGCTACGGCGCGCACTGCTGCCATGTTGTTCGAGTAATCCATGCGGGTCGGCCCGAGCACGCCGAGCTTTGCCGAGCTGTCGCCGCCCATGCGGTACGCGCTCGTCACGACCGCAGTCTCTTTGAGCGCCTCATCGTTCTCGCGGCCGATGCGCGCCGAGACACCCTTCTCGTCGACCTGCATCTCGCTGAACAGCTTCAGCAGCGTCACTTGCTCTTCGAGTGCTTCGAGCACCGGGTACACACTGCCGACGAAATCGCCCTCGGTGCGCACGAGGTTCGCCGCCCCCGCCATGACGAGGCGGTCAGAGCGATGCGCATCCACGTGCCCCAGCAGCGCCTCGCCGATGACCGAGACGGTGGGGCGACGGTCGGGAGCGAATTGCTCGCTGAGGGATGCGGCGACGTCGGTCACGTCGGCCAGAGCGCGGCCGGCCAGCGTCGCGTTGAGCTTGGCCCGCAACTCGCCCACGAACACCTCGTCGGCCTCGATCGGCAGCTCGATGATGCGCTGATCGACCCGGCCGCCGTCGGTGATGAAGACCGTCATGAGGCGCGTCGCGCTCATCGGCACGAGCTCGATGTGCTGCACGCGGGCATTGCCGAGCGTGGGGTACTGCACGAGCGCGACCTGGTTCGTGAGATGCGAGAGCAGCCGCACGGTGCGCGCGAAGACGTCGTCGAGATCGACCGACTGGTCGAGGAACTGCTGAATGGCCTGGCGCTGCGCAGCGCTCAACGGCTTCAGGTCGGCGAACTGGTCGACGAACACCCGGTAGCCCTTGTCGGTCGGCACGCGCCCCGACGAGGTGTGTGGCGCCGCGATGAGCTCTTCTTCTTCGAGCAGGGCCATGTCGTTGCGGATGGTCGCTGCCGAGACGCCGAACTGGTGGCGGTCGACGATCGCCTTCGAGCCGACCGGCTCGCGCGAGGCCACGTAGTCGTGCACGATGGCCCGCAGCACGTGCAGAGCGCGATCAGAGACCATCGTCGACTCCCTCCGTCGCTTGGCACTCAGTCTTCCGGACTGCTAATTCTACCCCGCCACACTGTGACCCGGTCCTTGCCTGGCGGTGTCGCGCGCGCTAGGTTTGCCGCGTGCTCTCGCCGATGAGGGTGGTCTCTGCTCTGAGTCGGCGCGTCATGCACACGTGCTCCACCCCGGGAAACCCAGTCCGCACAAGGATCATCGAAAGGCAGCACCTATGACTGACCAGACCCCTCCCCCCGCCAGCCCGGCTCCGGCTGCTCCTCTGAGC
Coding sequences within:
- a CDS encoding PhoH family protein; amino-acid sequence: MVRLLGPHDRLLTTLETQYPLVDVHVRGNQITLEGDPVQVAAARTLVDELLTMVRSGRDLEPVEVQSSARIIDAGAGSPAEVLSQAILTSRGKSIRPKTLGQKAYVDAIDLNTIVFGIGPAGTGKTYLAMAKAVQALQRKEVDRIILTRPAVEAGERLGFLPGSLTDKIDPYLRPLYDALNEMMDPELVPKLLTTGVVEVAPLAYMRGRTLNNAFIVLDEAQNTSPEQMKMFLTRLGFGSKIVVTGDITQIDLPAGASGLQLVTRVLDDIDDIHFARLTSDDVVRHSLVGRIVDAYTKYDAEKQAAQYARENGLPAPAAGANREERRRGLPRDRANRRPRPGAGGR
- a CDS encoding 16S rRNA (uracil(1498)-N(3))-methyltransferase produces the protein MAHFYLDDSLASQLSEAGREVGAIVRLRGADARHAAAVSRVRPGERLRLGDGAGLVVLGTVSSAESTEVALEVEHVERTPRPATRIHLVQALAKGDRDELAVQAATELGVDVVVPWQAARSISRWDAAKAVKGRERWTTIAREASKQSLRPWLPEVEAVAATKQLVDRLPQATMLVLDPEGDVALTELGAAALGVDDIVLVVGPEGGIAPEEFEALTTAGARRVRLGSTVLRTSTAGPAAIAVLSAALGRW
- the hrcA gene encoding heat-inducible transcriptional repressor HrcA — its product is MVSDRALHVLRAIVHDYVASREPVGSKAIVDRHQFGVSAATIRNDMALLEEEELIAAPHTSSGRVPTDKGYRVFVDQFADLKPLSAAQRQAIQQFLDQSVDLDDVFARTVRLLSHLTNQVALVQYPTLGNARVQHIELVPMSATRLMTVFITDGGRVDQRIIELPIEADEVFVGELRAKLNATLAGRALADVTDVAASLSEQFAPDRRPTVSVIGEALLGHVDAHRSDRLVMAGAANLVRTEGDFVGSVYPVLEALEEQVTLLKLFSEMQVDEKGVSARIGRENDEALKETAVVTSAYRMGGDSSAKLGVLGPTRMDYSNNMAAVRAVARYVSRLLGEE
- a CDS encoding histidine triad nucleotide-binding protein; its protein translation is MSTSEPSIFERIIARETPADIVHETDTVIAFRDIAPKAPVHLLVVPKTSRYRDVAELAAGDPALLADVVATAHQLANEHADGQFRLVFNTGANAGQTVFHVHAHVLAGGLTEGSLAH
- the dnaJ gene encoding molecular chaperone DnaJ — protein: MADHYEVLGLDRQASADEIKKAYRRLARELHPDVNPSSDAAERFKQVTHAYDVLSDPQQRQQYDLGGSGGFGGASGFGGFGDIFETFFGGGQQQRGPRSRRERGQDALLRVEVELDEIIFGTNRQIEVDTAILCSTCEGSCCSPGTSPQTCDICRGSGQIQRTVRSLLGNVMTSSPCGTCRGYGTVIPSPCPTCAGQGRVRARRAIPVDIPAGVDTGVRIQLPGQGEVGPAGGPNGDLYLEIKVATHETFSRSGDDLLATVEVQMADAILGTTVTLPALDGDVPVEIKPGTQSAEIITIKERGITRLRGSGRGDLKIGVQVVTPVRLNNKETELIRQFASSRRPVPPQFATFQQGIFSKLRDRFLNL
- the ybeY gene encoding rRNA maturation RNase YbeY, translating into MAVEINNESGIPVDEASLQRLALHAFDHLNVHRDAELAIVLVDEAAIEQLHVQWMDEPGPTDVLSFPMDELRPGSDDEPTPPGLLGDIVLCPQVATAQAETAGHSVHDELLLLTTHGILHLLGFDHAEPDDEKEMFGIQRDILVSFTLAERRAR